GCGGCATATCTATGAACGCTTTCGCCGGGCCGTGGTGGCGGGGCGGATGCTCAAGGTCACGGGTCGGATGCAGCGCGCCCATAACGTGACCCATGTGCTGGCCGAGGATATCGAGGATATCTCGCCCCTGCTGGACCAGCTTCTGGCCGAAGGCACAGGCCGTCAGATCGGGGCCGAGGCCCGGACCGAGACCTGGGAAAGCCGCAAGAGCGGTTGAGGGCACGGGGCTAGGCAGAGCGGGCGCGCGCGTCTATGGTGCCCGCAAACGCCCAATCAGAGGCATCGAGCATGACCATCAGACCTTTCATCACCGCGCTTGCGGCGGCAGTCCTTGTTGCAGGTTGCGCCGAAAATGGCACCGTCACATCGGCGGCCAATATCGATCCCATATCGCTGGCCACGGCCCCGCCCGGCGCGGCCCCCGGCACGTGCTGGGGCAAGACCATCACCCCCGCCGTGGTCGAAACCGTGACCCGCAAAGTGCAGCTGCAACCCGCACAGATCAGCAGCGATGGCCGTGTCCAGGCCCCGCCCATCTACAAGACCGAAACGCAGCAGGAGGTCGTGAAACCCCGCCGCGAAAGCTGGTACGAGATCATCTGCGAGGCGCAGGTGACGCTTGATTTCATCGCCTCGGTTCAGCGGGCGCTGGACGCGCGCGGCTTCTACCGGGGTCCGATCACGGGCGAGCTGGACATGCGCACCCGCGCAGCCATCGGCCGCTATCAACAGTCCGAGGGGCTGGACAGCAAGGTGCTGTCCATTGCAGCCGCGCGCAAACTGGGTCTGATCGCCGTGGCGCAGCCCGCCTGACCCGCGGGCACACCGACACGTGCGTCTTACGCGTGCAACGCCGGTCCACCCGAAACGAAAAAGGCGCCCCGCAGGGCGCCTTTTGCTGTCAGTTTCCGGTGGTGTGGCTCACTCTGCAAGGCCCAGCGCGACAAAGCGCGGATCACCTGCCCTGCGCACCAGAAGCAGCAGTGACTTGCGTCCGGCGGCCTCAACCTCTTCGAGGCGTGCCTCGAACTCGGCGATGCTGTCGACCTTCTGCTGCCCCGCTTCGGTGATGATGTCGCCCGCGCGAAGCCCCTTTTCATAGGCTTCCGAGGTTTCGTCCACTTCGATCACCGCCAGACCTTCCTGATCTGCCGCCGCACCCAGCTGTTCGCGCAACTCGTCCGACAGGGTGCTCAGCGTCAGCCCAAGCACGTCCTTGGTTTCGGCCTCGGCCGGTTCGTCTTCGACGGGGGCCACGGCAGGCACGGCGCCTTCGGCTTCTTCGCGGCGACCCAGCGTCACGCGCAGGGTCACAGTGTCGCCATCGCGGAACACAACCACGCGCACGGTTTCGCCCACGGGGCTGTTGCCCACCTGACGGACCAGACCGCGTGTATCGGCAACTTCGACCCCGGCAAAGTTCAGGATCACGTCACCGTCCTGCATGCCTGCATCCTTGGCAGGGCCATCCGGCACGGATGTCACAAGGGCGCCCGCCGTATTTTCAAGGCCGATGGCTTCGGCAATGTCATCCGTCACGTCCTGAATGCGCACACCCAGCCAACCGCGACGGGTTTCGCCAAACTCTTGCAACTGGTCGACCACACGGGTCACCACGTTCGATGCCATCGAAAAACCGATACCGATGGACCCGCCATTGGGTGACAGGATCGCGGTGTTCACACCGATCACCTGACCGTCCATGTTGAACAGCGGACCGCCCGAGTTGCCCCGGTTGATGGCCGCATCTGTCTGGATGTAGTCGTCATAGGTGCCGCTGAGCGCCCGGTTGCGCGCCGATACGATCCCGGCCGAGACTGAGAACCCCTGCCCCAGCGGGTTACCCATCGCGATGACCCAATCACCCACGCGGGCCGTGTCGCTGTTGCCGAAGGGCACGAAAGGCAGGGGGCCGTCCGCTTCGACCTTCAGCAGGGCGATATCGGTGTTGGGATCGGTGCCGACCAGTTCGGCGGTCAGTTCGTCACCGTTGAAAAATTCGATATTG
This DNA window, taken from uncultured Tateyamaria sp., encodes the following:
- a CDS encoding Do family serine endopeptidase, encoding MQRQAIALSRQHSQMPYLRALWLGALTLAFVLVQALMAQARPESLAPLAEQISPSVVNITTSTVIEGRTGPQGIVPEGSPFEDFFREFQDRNGQGDRPRRSSALGSGFVISEDGFIVTNNHVIEGADEINIEFFNGDELTAELVGTDPNTDIALLKVEADGPLPFVPFGNSDTARVGDWVIAMGNPLGQGFSVSAGIVSARNRALSGTYDDYIQTDAAINRGNSGGPLFNMDGQVIGVNTAILSPNGGSIGIGFSMASNVVTRVVDQLQEFGETRRGWLGVRIQDVTDDIAEAIGLENTAGALVTSVPDGPAKDAGMQDGDVILNFAGVEVADTRGLVRQVGNSPVGETVRVVVFRDGDTVTLRVTLGRREEAEGAVPAVAPVEDEPAEAETKDVLGLTLSTLSDELREQLGAAADQEGLAVIEVDETSEAYEKGLRAGDIITEAGQQKVDSIAEFEARLEEVEAAGRKSLLLLVRRAGDPRFVALGLAE
- a CDS encoding OB-fold nucleic acid binding domain-containing protein, with the translated sequence MQVYPAPSVGHTAAWPRPPACLRASELGAPPVNARVAVAGLVILRQRPGTAKGVIFITLEDETGVVNVIVWRHIYERFRRAVVAGRMLKVTGRMQRAHNVTHVLAEDIEDISPLLDQLLAEGTGRQIGAEARTETWESRKSG
- a CDS encoding peptidoglycan-binding domain-containing protein, producing the protein MTIRPFITALAAAVLVAGCAENGTVTSAANIDPISLATAPPGAAPGTCWGKTITPAVVETVTRKVQLQPAQISSDGRVQAPPIYKTETQQEVVKPRRESWYEIICEAQVTLDFIASVQRALDARGFYRGPITGELDMRTRAAIGRYQQSEGLDSKVLSIAAARKLGLIAVAQPA